One genomic segment of Catalinimonas alkaloidigena includes these proteins:
- a CDS encoding YiiX/YebB-like N1pC/P60 family cysteine hydrolase yields the protein MCRVLLLSLFAVFILNTAYAQGAYKAQNGDLLFQDLDCGPYCESIEKVTEGVDGADFSHMGIVVMQDDQTYVIEAVSKGVIATPLKNFLQRNVNDEGQPKIMVGRLKTAYQPLIPSALIQAHALLGNPYDEIYTDGDEAYYCSELIYEIFKRANQGKPLFPLAPMTYVDPDTGETFPIWKDYFAERGVKVPEGVAGINPGAISRSLYLEIIFRFYQP from the coding sequence ATGTGTAGAGTATTATTGTTGAGCTTATTTGCCGTATTTATCCTCAATACTGCTTATGCACAAGGTGCTTATAAAGCTCAAAATGGTGATTTACTTTTTCAAGATCTGGACTGTGGCCCTTATTGCGAATCTATAGAAAAAGTAACAGAAGGCGTAGATGGCGCTGACTTTTCACATATGGGCATAGTAGTGATGCAGGATGATCAGACCTACGTAATTGAAGCGGTTTCCAAAGGAGTAATAGCCACACCGCTGAAAAATTTTCTGCAACGTAATGTAAATGATGAGGGCCAACCCAAAATAATGGTGGGGCGATTGAAGACAGCATATCAGCCTCTTATACCAAGTGCGCTAATACAGGCACACGCACTGCTCGGCAATCCTTATGACGAAATTTATACAGATGGTGACGAGGCTTACTATTGCTCTGAACTGATCTACGAAATTTTTAAAAGAGCCAACCAGGGCAAGCCACTTTTTCCTCTGGCACCCATGACCTATGTTGACCCCGATACCGGGGAGACTTTTCCGATTTGGAAAGATTACTTTGCTGAAAGGGGTGTAAAAGTTCCTGAAGGGGTGGCCGGTATTAATCCCGGAGCCATATCCCGCTCTCTATATCTGGAGATTATCTTTCGCTTTTATCAACCCTAA
- a CDS encoding T9SS type A sorting domain-containing protein: MTIGKIAGAGNSTVEQLYQLVDKEPLLGSAYYRLRQTDFDGESTYSKIILLTFYPEAKHYSDLSPNPVAGGKTVLRLGGMQAGTKVRVSLVHMSGKIIRRFEVSANQIGAVEWEMSGLDSLASGVYSVLISTEQFNETLRLIIP; this comes from the coding sequence ATGACAATAGGAAAAATTGCTGGTGCAGGAAATAGCACCGTAGAGCAACTGTATCAATTAGTAGATAAAGAGCCCCTACTCGGCTCTGCCTATTATCGTCTCAGGCAAACAGACTTTGATGGAGAGTCAACGTATTCCAAAATTATTCTGCTGACTTTTTATCCGGAGGCTAAGCACTACTCCGACTTGTCACCGAATCCGGTTGCTGGAGGAAAAACAGTGTTGAGACTTGGTGGAATGCAAGCCGGCACTAAAGTTCGGGTGTCTCTCGTTCATATGTCGGGTAAAATTATTCGTCGGTTTGAAGTCTCTGCAAATCAGATAGGAGCAGTGGAATGGGAAATGAGTGGGCTGGATAGCCTGGCTTCAGGAGTGTATAGCGTGCTTATCTCTACAGAACAGTTCAATGAAACTTTAAGGCTTATCATTCCTTAA
- a CDS encoding DUF6048 family protein → MKYFFSIFLCLSLSHVWAQEQQTNVPADTVEREKMQSTLIPAALRVGPAVNSLIQTVIDDEGTYYGLQADLAMGRFMLSAEYGHAELNRQSEAGVAENEAFQYRSSGDYYKLGIDVNLLKDKQKNTYDAIGDVIYFGLKYAFSNIDDQVSFSTPDNFWGATAITQSNENLSVSWVEMNAGVKVALFKNIFLGYTMRYRFGQRYIDRSSLVPYRIPGFGSGEDEVNFGFDYYIYYRIPFRKR, encoded by the coding sequence TTGAAATATTTTTTTAGCATATTCCTTTGCCTCAGCCTGAGCCATGTGTGGGCACAAGAGCAACAAACTAATGTGCCCGCCGATACGGTAGAGAGAGAAAAAATGCAGTCCACGCTTATTCCTGCTGCTTTAAGGGTTGGTCCGGCAGTAAACAGCCTAATACAAACAGTTATAGATGACGAAGGCACTTACTATGGCCTCCAGGCCGATCTGGCCATGGGGCGCTTTATGCTTTCTGCTGAATATGGTCATGCTGAGCTCAACCGTCAAAGTGAAGCGGGAGTAGCAGAGAATGAGGCCTTCCAATACCGTAGCAGCGGAGATTATTATAAGCTGGGAATAGATGTTAATCTGCTGAAAGATAAGCAGAAAAACACTTATGACGCGATAGGCGATGTCATCTACTTTGGGCTAAAATATGCATTCAGTAACATTGACGATCAGGTCAGCTTCAGTACTCCTGATAACTTCTGGGGGGCCACTGCTATTACACAAAGCAATGAGAACCTGAGCGTAAGCTGGGTAGAAATGAATGCCGGGGTGAAAGTAGCTTTGTTCAAAAATATATTTTTAGGATATACGATGCGCTATCGTTTCGGGCAGCGCTATATAGACCGCAGCTCTTTAGTACCCTACCGTATTCCCGGCTTTGGCAGTGGAGAAGATGAGGTTAACTTCGGTTTCGATTATTACATTTATTATCGCATACCTTTCAGAAAAAGATAG